CAGTGCTATTTGTGCTTCCCATTTTGCATGTTGAGAAGCTGGCTCAGAGAAGTGGAATGACCTGAGCAGGCTCACACAGCTATGGATAGAATGGCACAGCAGTCCATCCCAGGAATTGAGGACCCAAGCCTGGAAAGAACCAGGGTAAACATTTACTCTGAATCCAGGCTTGCCATGGGTCAGGCACACAAATGCCTGATTGTCCTGGCCGCTCCAGTGGGCACCAGCAAGGCCTCATGGGCAGTGTGTTTGTGCCACTCACAGGGAGAGGCCTGACAGAGTAGGGAGTGAATCCTGAAGAACAATCCCCACACCTGGATGGAACCACATAGAGGGGGTGGGGACTAAGGGCCTCTACCTGTGTTCTGTGTGCAGAGCATGAGCTTAAGTCTTGGAGAACACAAACCTTGCTTCTTTGGGGCAGGTGTTGACAGggcagggagtgtgtgtgtgtgtgtgtgtgtgtgtgtgaaagagagagagagagagaaatctgtcACTCAACCTGAAGAGGGGAGGGTGCCTCAGTTCCCAGGCCAAAACTAGTGGAACGTGGGTTTTGGAGTCAAGAAGGCCCTGGCCCGcgttttacattttctgtttattgGCTCTATAGCCTTGTCTAGTTTATACAGTGTATCTGTGCTTTAGCTTCCTGACCTATAAAATAGGGATGCTGACACCCAcctcccagggctgctgtgagaagACAAGCCCCAGCACAGACTGTGCTGTGATGTTGAAGCTgtgcccttccctccccatctCACTAGCACACAAGATAAGCGCATGGTTGGAGCTGCACAAAGTGCTGGAAAGAATCCAATGTTTAGGAGTCTGGGATCTGTTGAGGGGGATCATATAGATTTGTGTGTCAGGTGCAGACTTGTTCTATCTCCAACAGTGTattctctctgtctgttcctttTCCTGGGTCCCAAAGTAGGTAAGCTTAGCAGGAGCCTAGCACTTGTTGCAGTTAGAGACCCCACACAGACACCTCCTTAACAGTGACCTAAGTGGTGCTAGGCAAGGGGGTGGCGATGCATGCCGACCCGACGGGAGGGGCCATAAATGGGAAGGGATAGAATGGAGACGCATTGCGGAAAAGGTTGGGGGCCGGTGTGGGGCAAGGGGTGGGACCTAAAGGCGCCGCGCAtctgtttgggggaggggatatTGAGGAAAGAGGTGGGACCCTGGTATACTGTCGACCTGGTTGGTGGTGGGGTGGTGTGTTGGCAAAGGGGCGGGATTGCTTGCCACTGCACATGCGCATTGTGATGTTCAGGACGAAGCTTTTGTTGGGGAAGCGGGCGGGACTTTTATTTGCTCGGTCAGTTCTTGCGCATGCGCACAACTATCTGAGGCGGTGGGTGGTATATTAGGCGGAGAGGCGGGGTCTTCTTAGCTGCCGCGCTGGCATTTTCTCCTGGACAAGGAGAGGGTGCGGCTGCCGAGAGCCGATCACTGCAATCCCGATCCTCTGAGTCGTGAAGAAGGGAGGCAACGagggggttggggttggggccTGAGGCAAGGTGAGAATTAGCCCCCAGACAGGGCATCTGCCCCCTGGTGCGGGCCCCCCATTTTTCATTTCGATCCCTTTACCCCGGATTCTGATTCCCTTTCCACTCCCCGAACCCCGATTCACACCCCTTACCCGACCCTCCTTTACTCAGAACCTCTGTTTGCTCTCCGAACCCCTCCCATCGTTAAAAATCTCCACAGATTTCTCGACCTCAATCTGTACTGTCATACGATTCCTCCTGATTCGAAACCTCCATTCAATTTTACCATATGCGAGTCCTAACCCATTCCCCTTGGATTCAGAACTGTTACTGGTTTTCCGAACCCTGATTTGAAGCTTCTTTCCGGCAGTAGCTTCTCAGGATTCAGAACCACCATCCTGACACCCATTCACTTTTCCCACCCCGATCCAGCCCGTTCCCCTCACATTCAGCGCCTCATTCACCCCCACAGTCAAcccccagacacccccccccccagttcggTCCTTCGTATTTGTCCTCTGTAGTATAACGCCcagctccccccctcccccccccccccccccccccccgcccaggctcTGCTCTTGCCAGAGGGACAGGAGCCATGGCTCAGAAAATGGACTGTGGTGCGGGCCTCCTCGGCTTCCAGGTGAGatctccactccccaccccaccatttCCCTAGCCGACAGTTCCCTGGGGCCCCTTTGGCTGGATCTGATTTTTACCTCTTCGTGCCTAGACTCCGTCGTCTTTCAAATTCCCATGGTTtattgaggggggaggggcatccCTTTTTCAGCCCTCAGTCCCTGCTTAGAGAAAGGGGAGACCCTGTTAGTAGTCAGGGCAATCTGCCCAGAGAATGCGGGTTGGGTAAggaaccattttttttccacagtCCTGACGCTTGTAGAGCAgtctgccaccccctcccccaacctcctgACGCCACCCTCCGTCTGTCTTGCTTTACCCATCCCTGCGACCGACCCCCCTTATTCTCCTCAACTCCTGGAGGCGGCACCCTTGCTCTGCCTCACCTCTTGTCCTGAGCTGCCGCACACCGCATTGCTCTGCTGTAACCTCCTCCatcaccccccaccgcccccttcATTCCATTTCGACCCCACTCCTcattctgccccacccctcatTTAGTCCGTGCCCCACTCCATCCCTGCCACACGTTTTGTTACCACTCCGCCTCCCATCGCCCCTTGCTGATGGTCTGGATCTGTGCCTCCCCCTTTTTGCACCATCCTCCTGCCTGCACCTCCCCTGCATTGCTCCCCCTACCCTCCCgcttcaaatttaatttttccccctGTATTTGCAGGCTGAGGCCTCCGTAGAAGACAGCACCTTGCTTATGCAGACCCTGATGGAGGCCATCCAGATTTCAGAGGCTCCACCTACCAACCAGGCCACAGCAGCTGGGCCGAATGCTAGTCCCCAGAGTTCACAGCCCCCAACAGCCAGTGAAATGGCTGACATTCAGGTTTTAGCGGCTGCCGCTAGGCCCAAAACAGCCTTTAAGGCTCAGAATGCCACCACAAAAGGCCCAAATGGTGCCTATGATTTCTCTCAGGCTCTTAATGCCAAGGACATGCCCAATGCACCGACTAAGGCAGCCTTTAAGTCCCAGAATGCTGCTCCTAAGGGCCCAAATGCTGCCTATGATTTTTCCCAGGCAGCAACCACCAGTGAGTTAACTGCTAACAAGTCTGAGATGGCCTTTAAGGCCCAGAGTGCCACTACTAAAGTGGGCCAAAATACCACCTACagtttctctcagtctctcagtgCCAGTGAGGTGGCCAACACTCAGCCTAAGACAGCCTTTAAGGCTTGGAATGACACCACTAAGGCCCCAGTGGTTGATACCCAGATCCAGAATATTAACCAAGCCAAGATGGCCACTTCCCAGACTGAAGTAGAGACCAACCCAGGTATCCCTGAATCTGATGGTGCAGCTGCACAGACATCAGCAGATGGTTCCCAGGCTCAGAATCTGGAGTCCAGAACTATAATTCGGGGCAAGAGGACCCGCAAGGTGAGATCCCTCCTAGCTCCACTTTGCTTTgggctctctcctttcttctctgaggTTGTTCATTtgttctaaacaaaacaaaacatatgtatataatggcCTGTATTCAGCTAGGTTGTAGGGGATAACAAGATAAATGTGATCATTTCTGCTCTCTGAATATCCACAGACTGATAGGGAGATGAGACATGGACACATAATATATGCACCCCGCATGCAATTCAGCTTAACACTTTTCATAGTAGCCACCATGTGTTAGGGTTGAGCTGGGCACATTCACACAGGttatctcattaaatcttcaAGATAATACCAGGTAGGGATCATAGTCTcagttttacagagaaggaaactaagtcccagagaggtgaagtgacttgagTGATTTGTCCAGGGTGGTACAAGCAGAGCCAGTGGTGGACATAGGAAGAGGAGAAGCCTCAGGCCCCACCCTTGGGTTGCTCCTGGCCTGGTTCAGAGATGAAACTCCTGCCTGGAAGACAGTGAAAGACAAGCCCAGGACTCAGGGTGACCATTGGCTAGTGGGTCAGGCTGTCACTACAGGTGAGGGTTTTAGGAGGCCTTCCTGGAATAGATAGGGTGAGGCCACAGAAACAGCTGGTGACCCTggactttccttctctctgatgATGCAGATTAATAACTTGAATGTGGATGAGAACAGCAGTGGGGATCAGAGACGGGCCCCACTGACTGCAGGGACATGGAGGTCTGCACCGGTTCCAGTTACCACTCAGAACCCACCTGGCGCACCCCCCAATGTGCTCTGGCAGACCCCATTGGCCTGGCAGAACCCTTCAGGCTGGCAAAACCAGCCAGCCCGGCAGACCCCACCAGCACGTCAGAGCCCCCCAGCTAGGCAGACCCCACCAGCCTGGCAAAACCCAGTTGCTTGGCAGAACCCGGTGATCTGGCCGAACCCAGTGATCTGGCAGAACCCAGTGATCTGGCCAAACCCCATTGTCTGGCCTGGTCCGGTTGTCTGGCCGAACCCACTAGCCTGGCAGAATCCACCTGGGTGGCAGACCCCACCTGGATGGCAGACCCCACCAGGTTGGCAGGGTCCTCCAGATTGGCAAGGCCCTCCTGACTGGCCGCTACCACCCGACTGGCCTCTACCACCTGATTGGCCACTTCCCACTGACTGGCCACTCCCACCTGACTGGATCCCCACGGATTGGCCAGTCCCACCTGACTGGCAGAACCTACGACCCTCACCAAACCTGCGACCCTCTCCCAACTCACGTGCCTCACAGAACCTGGGTGCCTCACAGCCCCGAGATGTGGCCCTTCTTCAGGAAAGAGTAAGAACTATTATCCCTAGtcacttttccctctcttcctcttgtcTTTGTCATCCATCTGTAATGTAATCAAGTTTTCTATAAATATCTTAGTAActttaatgatttccttttcccctcccaggCAAATAAGTTGGTCAAGTACCTGATGCTTAAAGATTATACCAAGGTGCCCATCAAGCGCTCAGGTAGGCACCCAGTGCCCTCCCCCGgcaccctgcccttcccctcaccGCATGCTCTGTGGACATCCCTTTGCTTATAGTCCCCTTCCCTTGAATCCCCTCTTTCCATGGCTGATTCTTCTTGTTTCATCCTTGAGGGCCCTGATGATTTTCCCTTTGGTAGGGCTGGCAAAGGGGTTGTAGCTCTGTGGCGCCTGCTCAGCTCAGGTACTCTCTTCTCCTACAGAAATGTTGAGGGATATCATCCGTGAATACACTGATGTTTATCCAGAAATCATTGAACGTGCATGCTTTGTCCTGGAGAAGGTGAGAAGGCAGCCCTGAGGAATAGGAATAATGAGGGAAGGTCTTGATATCAAAGATTCATGGGATTCCTACTGGGCATTTAGGGCTGAAGTATCACAGGGAGGTGAGCAAGTGAGTATGGGTAGCTTATGCTAGATTTTGTAATTTCATAGTCTGTTTTCTTGTCCCTGTAGAAATTTGGGATTCAGCTGAAGGAGATTGACAAAGAAGAACACCTGTATATTCTCATCAGTACCCCGGAGTCCTTGGCTGGCATACTGGGAACGTAAGATGGGAAGGGAGATGGAACATTGCCTTTATCAGTGCTTTTTTTCTGGGAGTGTCAAGTAGGTCAGGGTCCAAGATTCAGGGTCACATACCAGGTCATGGTCAGAACTGGGGTAGAATTATCCCCTTGCTGAGGAATGCTGGGTAAGCTATATGGTTAAGCTACCTGGGGTGTCTCATACAGATGGCTGCTGAAAATATAACTTTCTGTACTCTGTTAGGACCAAAGACACACCCAAGCTGGGTCTCCTCTTGGTGATATTGGGCGTCATCTTCATGAATGGCAACCGTGCCAGTGAAGGTGAGTGGCTGGATCTGCAGCTGGGGGTTGGCTACAGCCTGATTTTCATGCTCATTTTCCGTCCCTTGTCTCCCCTTGCCTCCCATTGCAGCTGTCCTCTGGGAGGCACTACGCAAGATGGGACTGCGTCCTGGGTATGATTGGGCTCTCTCATCTCTTGCCTGTTTATATCATC
This region of Acinonyx jubatus isolate Ajub_Pintada_27869175 chromosome X, VMU_Ajub_asm_v1.0, whole genome shotgun sequence genomic DNA includes:
- the MAGED1 gene encoding melanoma-associated antigen D1 isoform X1, with protein sequence MAQKMDCGAGLLGFQAEASVEDSTLLMQTLMEAIQISEAPPTNQATAAGPNASPQSSQPPTASEMADIQVLAAAARPKTAFKAQNATTKGPNGAYDFSQALNAKDMPNAPTKAAFKSQNAAPKGPNAAYDFSQAATTSELTANKSEMAFKAQSATTKVGQNTTYSFSQSLSASEVANTQPKTAFKAWNDTTKAPVVDTQIQNINQAKMATSQTEVETNPGIPESDGAAAQTSADGSQAQNLESRTIIRGKRTRKINNLNVDENSSGDQRRAPLTAGTWRSAPVPVTTQNPPGAPPNVLWQTPLAWQNPSGWQNQPARQTPPARQSPPARQTPPAWQNPVAWQNPVIWPNPVIWQNPVIWPNPIVWPGPVVWPNPLAWQNPPGWQTPPGWQTPPGWQGPPDWQGPPDWPLPPDWPLPPDWPLPTDWPLPPDWIPTDWPVPPDWQNLRPSPNLRPSPNSRASQNLGASQPRDVALLQERANKLVKYLMLKDYTKVPIKRSEMLRDIIREYTDVYPEIIERACFVLEKKFGIQLKEIDKEEHLYILISTPESLAGILGTTKDTPKLGLLLVILGVIFMNGNRASEAVLWEALRKMGLRPGVRHPLLGDLRKLLTYEFVKQKYLDYRRVPNSNPPEYEFLWGLRSYHETSKMKVLRFIAEVQKRDPRDWTAQFMEAADEALDALDAAAAEAEARAEARTRMGIGDEAVSGPWSWDDIEFELLTWDEEGDFGDPWSRIPFTFWARYHQNARSRFPQTFAGPIIGPSGTASANFAANFGAIGFFWVE
- the MAGED1 gene encoding melanoma-associated antigen D1 isoform X2, which gives rise to MQTLMEAIQISEAPPTNQATAAGPNASPQSSQPPTASEMADIQVLAAAARPKTAFKAQNATTKGPNGAYDFSQALNAKDMPNAPTKAAFKSQNAAPKGPNAAYDFSQAATTSELTANKSEMAFKAQSATTKVGQNTTYSFSQSLSASEVANTQPKTAFKAWNDTTKAPVVDTQIQNINQAKMATSQTEVETNPGIPESDGAAAQTSADGSQAQNLESRTIIRGKRTRKINNLNVDENSSGDQRRAPLTAGTWRSAPVPVTTQNPPGAPPNVLWQTPLAWQNPSGWQNQPARQTPPARQSPPARQTPPAWQNPVAWQNPVIWPNPVIWQNPVIWPNPIVWPGPVVWPNPLAWQNPPGWQTPPGWQTPPGWQGPPDWQGPPDWPLPPDWPLPPDWPLPTDWPLPPDWIPTDWPVPPDWQNLRPSPNLRPSPNSRASQNLGASQPRDVALLQERANKLVKYLMLKDYTKVPIKRSEMLRDIIREYTDVYPEIIERACFVLEKKFGIQLKEIDKEEHLYILISTPESLAGILGTTKDTPKLGLLLVILGVIFMNGNRASEAVLWEALRKMGLRPGVRHPLLGDLRKLLTYEFVKQKYLDYRRVPNSNPPEYEFLWGLRSYHETSKMKVLRFIAEVQKRDPRDWTAQFMEAADEALDALDAAAAEAEARAEARTRMGIGDEAVSGPWSWDDIEFELLTWDEEGDFGDPWSRIPFTFWARYHQNARSRFPQTFAGPIIGPSGTASANFAANFGAIGFFWVE